The Methylobacterium currus genome contains a region encoding:
- a CDS encoding LysR family transcriptional regulator, producing the protein MADEISDLRLFAAMVAAGNLSAAARAMGSSPAVMSRHLTALENRLGVRLVTRTSRRFDLTDEGALFHERCIGILAQIDDAEAEAAQGVGQPRGSLRISAPLQWGRRVLAPIIADFSAEFPVVSAHLVLTDTSLDVVNGGLDVAIGAVPPQASGVIVRKLLSGRRIVCAAPRYLRERGIPATPEDLKDHDCIRLVTGHQDVDRWSFRDGDGVSTIDIRGKLSTTSTEVVNAWVLAGHGIASRAEWDIATELEAGRLVPCLEPYWSDPIALYASYASRRHLPPRIRVFMDFLAAAIARPVPAPRP; encoded by the coding sequence ATGGCCGACGAGATCAGTGACCTTCGGTTGTTCGCCGCCATGGTGGCGGCCGGCAACCTCTCGGCGGCGGCGCGGGCCATGGGTTCGTCGCCGGCCGTGATGAGCCGGCACCTCACCGCGCTGGAGAACCGGCTGGGCGTTCGTCTCGTCACACGCACCTCGCGCCGCTTCGACCTCACCGACGAGGGCGCCCTGTTCCACGAGCGCTGTATCGGGATCCTGGCCCAGATCGACGATGCCGAGGCCGAAGCGGCGCAGGGGGTGGGACAGCCACGGGGATCTCTGCGGATCAGCGCGCCCTTGCAGTGGGGTCGGCGCGTGCTGGCGCCGATCATCGCCGATTTCAGTGCCGAATTTCCGGTGGTCAGCGCCCATCTCGTTCTGACCGACACGAGCCTCGACGTGGTCAATGGCGGGCTTGACGTCGCGATCGGTGCGGTGCCCCCGCAAGCCTCCGGCGTGATCGTCCGAAAGCTCCTGTCCGGCAGGCGCATCGTCTGCGCGGCGCCGCGCTACCTGCGCGAGCGCGGGATCCCCGCGACGCCGGAGGACCTCAAGGATCACGATTGCATCCGCCTCGTGACCGGACACCAGGACGTGGACCGCTGGTCGTTCCGGGATGGCGACGGCGTGAGCACGATCGACATCCGCGGCAAGCTGTCGACGACGAGCACGGAGGTGGTCAACGCCTGGGTCCTGGCGGGGCACGGCATCGCCTCCCGGGCCGAGTGGGATATCGCGACCGAACTCGAGGCGGGACGCCTCGTGCCGTGCCTCGAACCCTACTGGTCGGACCCGATCGCCCTCTACGCCTCGTATGCGAGCCGGCGGCATCTGCCGCCGCGCATCCGCGTCTTCATGGATTTCCTGGCCGCCGCTATCGCGCGCCCGGTTCCCGCGCCGCGCCCCTGA
- a CDS encoding trimeric intracellular cation channel family protein: MFETAATTLDWLGVIVFAVTGALVASRKEMDFVGFAVLGTVTGIGGGTLRDLLLGVPVFWIRVPAYLTTCVLVSCLTFFVAHLPQSRYRYLLWLDALGLALFAVVGAERALLSGAGAQVAVAMGVITATFGGIIRDLLGGESPVILSREIYATAALAGAFTFTALTAFEAPRDVAVAIGFSVGLLVRAASLRFGWTLPRYRPRPGLPYRHPR, encoded by the coding sequence ATGTTCGAGACTGCCGCCACGACCCTCGACTGGCTGGGCGTGATCGTTTTCGCGGTCACGGGCGCCCTCGTCGCGTCGCGCAAGGAGATGGATTTCGTCGGCTTCGCCGTGCTCGGCACGGTCACGGGCATCGGCGGCGGAACTCTCCGGGACCTGCTGCTCGGGGTGCCGGTCTTCTGGATCCGCGTGCCGGCCTATCTCACGACCTGTGTCCTCGTCTCGTGCCTGACCTTCTTCGTCGCGCATCTTCCGCAATCCCGGTACCGGTACCTCCTCTGGCTGGATGCGCTGGGTCTGGCGCTGTTTGCGGTCGTCGGCGCCGAGAGGGCCCTGCTGTCGGGGGCGGGCGCCCAGGTCGCCGTCGCGATGGGGGTGATCACCGCCACCTTCGGCGGCATCATCCGCGACCTTCTCGGCGGCGAGAGCCCGGTGATCCTGAGCCGGGAGATCTATGCCACGGCCGCCCTGGCGGGGGCCTTCACGTTCACCGCCCTGACCGCCTTCGAGGCGCCGCGCGACGTCGCGGTCGCGATCGGCTTCTCGGTCGGCCTGCTCGTCCGCGCCGCCTCGCTCCGCTTCGGCTGGACGCTCCCGCGGTACCGCCCCCGTCCCGGCCTCCCCTATCGTCATCCCCGGTAG
- a CDS encoding acetyl-CoA hydrolase/transferase family protein yields MGQNTRIRHAVLRTKVTSAEHAASLIAPGSTIGMSGFTGSGYPKAVPIALAARMRAAHQSGTPFQVSIWTGASTGPELDGALAAADGISLRLPYNSDPVARDRINRGEMDYADLHLSQVAPMAWQGFLGPLDTAVVEVSGIRSDGALVPSSSVGNNKTWLDRARQVILEVNRWQSPALDGMHDIYYGTALPPHRVPIPILRPEDRVGEPALRCDPDKIVAIVETDAPDRNLPFAAPDAVAQGIAGHLMDFLSHEVARGRLPASLLPIQSGVGNVANAVLSGLLHGPFEGLTAYTEVIQDGMLDLLEAGKLRVASATAFSLSTGAASRLNADMARFRDRMILRPQEISNHPEVVRRLGCIAMNGLIEADIYGNVNSTLVMGSRMQNGIGGSGDFARNAFVSIFMTPSTAKDGTISAIVPQVSHVDHIAQDVHVLVTEQGLADLRGLSPRRRSELIIARCAHPDYRPLLMEYAERARHRSLGLHAPMIPGEGLSWHQRFLDHGSMLPSSD; encoded by the coding sequence ATGGGACAGAACACCCGTATCCGGCATGCCGTCCTCCGGACGAAGGTGACCAGCGCCGAGCATGCGGCCAGCCTGATCGCCCCAGGCAGCACCATCGGAATGAGCGGGTTCACGGGCTCGGGGTACCCCAAGGCCGTCCCGATCGCCCTGGCAGCCCGGATGCGCGCTGCCCATCAGAGCGGCACGCCGTTCCAGGTCAGCATCTGGACGGGCGCCTCGACTGGCCCGGAACTGGACGGCGCGCTCGCGGCTGCCGACGGCATCTCCCTGCGCCTGCCCTATAACTCGGATCCGGTCGCGCGAGACAGGATCAACCGCGGCGAAATGGATTACGCGGATCTCCACCTCAGCCAGGTGGCGCCGATGGCCTGGCAGGGCTTCCTCGGGCCGCTGGACACGGCGGTCGTCGAGGTCTCGGGGATCCGGTCTGACGGCGCCCTGGTGCCGTCCTCGTCGGTCGGCAACAACAAGACGTGGCTGGACCGGGCACGCCAGGTCATCCTGGAGGTCAATCGCTGGCAGAGCCCGGCGCTGGACGGCATGCACGACATCTACTACGGCACGGCCCTGCCACCTCACCGCGTGCCGATCCCGATCCTGCGGCCGGAGGATCGCGTCGGCGAGCCGGCCCTCCGCTGCGATCCCGACAAGATCGTCGCCATCGTCGAGACCGACGCGCCCGACCGCAACCTGCCCTTCGCCGCGCCCGACGCGGTTGCCCAGGGCATCGCCGGCCATCTCATGGACTTTCTCAGCCACGAAGTGGCGCGGGGGCGGCTGCCGGCTTCGCTGCTGCCGATCCAGTCCGGAGTCGGCAACGTCGCGAACGCGGTGCTCTCCGGCCTGCTTCACGGGCCGTTCGAGGGCCTGACGGCCTACACGGAGGTGATCCAGGACGGCATGCTGGATCTCCTGGAGGCCGGCAAGCTGCGCGTCGCGTCCGCGACCGCCTTCTCCCTCAGCACCGGGGCCGCCTCGCGGCTCAATGCCGACATGGCGCGGTTCCGCGACCGGATGATCCTGCGACCGCAGGAGATCAGCAACCATCCCGAAGTGGTTCGGCGCCTCGGCTGCATCGCCATGAACGGCCTCATCGAGGCCGACATCTACGGCAATGTGAATTCCACCCTCGTGATGGGATCGCGCATGCAGAACGGTATCGGCGGCTCCGGCGATTTCGCCCGCAACGCCTTCGTGTCGATCTTCATGACGCCATCGACGGCCAAGGACGGCACGATCTCGGCCATCGTGCCGCAGGTCTCGCATGTCGACCACATCGCCCAGGACGTCCATGTGCTGGTGACGGAGCAGGGCTTGGCGGATCTGCGCGGGCTCTCGCCACGGCGGCGGTCGGAGTTGATCATCGCCCGCTGCGCCCATCCCGATTATCGGCCGCTGCTCATGGAGTACGCGGAGCGCGCCCGGCACCGCTCCTTGGGCCTGCATGCGCCCATGATCCCGGGCGAGGGCCTGTCCTGGCATCAGCGCTTCCTCGATCACGGCTCGATGCTGCCGTCGAGCGACTGA
- a CDS encoding DUF6538 domain-containing protein produces MTRPAPYLFRYPRSKNWYLRLQIPTELRALGEPAEIRKSLGTHDRRLAEMKAAEEIQAHRKRLWVSQNLRQGQWTVSPPSYRWPLGEHVLEDGTTQIATETMVYLIRPGQPLAGC; encoded by the coding sequence ATGACCCGTCCGGCACCATACTTATTCCGCTATCCCCGCTCAAAAAATTGGTACCTGCGACTCCAGATCCCCACGGAGTTGAGGGCGCTGGGCGAGCCGGCCGAGATCCGCAAGAGCCTCGGCACCCATGATCGGCGACTCGCCGAGATGAAGGCGGCCGAGGAGATCCAGGCGCACCGGAAGCGGTTATGGGTGTCACAGAACCTGCGGCAGGGGCAGTGGACCGTATCACCGCCCTCCTACCGGTGGCCGCTCGGAGAGCACGTCTTGGAGGACGGCACAACTCAAATCGCGACGGAGACCATGGTCTACCTTATCCGACCGGGCCAACCACTAGCAGGCTGCTGA